One window of Streptococcus suis genomic DNA carries:
- a CDS encoding 1-acyl-sn-glycerol-3-phosphate acyltransferase, whose amino-acid sequence MFYAYLRTLLSFLLWAVNGNIHYHDKENILPKEENYILIAPHKTFWDPVFMGYAAAPKQFIFMAKKELFKDRGFGWWIRKCGAFPIDRENPGMAAIKYPVNMLKKSDRSLVMFPSGSRHSSELKGGVAVIAKSAKVKLMPATYVGPLTLKGLLAGERIDVAFGNPIDILDIKRMDDAGTAEVTGRIEKEFKRLDDYAGSFQTKKKPNVLTYIYRIPILLLVALILGLTYVFSYLASFVWNPSVELDKK is encoded by the coding sequence GCTGTCAATGGTAATATTCACTACCATGATAAGGAAAATATCCTGCCCAAGGAAGAGAATTATATTCTGATTGCTCCTCACAAGACCTTCTGGGACCCTGTTTTCATGGGCTATGCGGCGGCACCAAAGCAATTTATCTTTATGGCCAAAAAGGAACTCTTCAAGGACCGTGGCTTTGGTTGGTGGATTCGCAAGTGTGGTGCCTTTCCTATTGACCGTGAAAATCCTGGTATGGCAGCCATCAAGTATCCAGTTAACATGTTGAAAAAAAGCGACCGTTCGCTGGTCATGTTTCCGTCTGGTAGCCGTCATTCATCTGAGCTCAAGGGAGGGGTGGCTGTGATTGCTAAGTCTGCCAAGGTCAAGCTCATGCCTGCGACCTATGTCGGTCCTCTGACCCTCAAGGGCTTGTTGGCTGGTGAGCGGATTGATGTGGCTTTTGGCAATCCAATTGATATTTTAGACATCAAGCGCATGGACGATGCAGGAACAGCTGAGGTAACAGGCCGTATCGAAAAGGAATTCAAGCGTCTGGACGACTACGCTGGCTCCTTCCAAACCAAGAAAAAACCAAATGTCTTGACCTATATCTACCGTATTCCGATACTTTTGCTGGTGGCCTTGATTTTGGGACTGACCTATGTATTTAGCTACCTGGCTAGTTTCGTCTGGAATCCATCGGTTGAATTGGACAAGAAATAA